The Clostridium sp. AWRP genome has a window encoding:
- a CDS encoding phage tail tube protein: MNSIGNYNEEKTMYGNFGSVWIDDQQVSEATGLQAKFKMNKSEVPMCGTMFKKYKITSVEGSGTLTMNKVSSRMILLIGDSVLNGKEPVFNIISKLSDPGNGGTERIKLIGVKFDELTLANWKAKSLGTESVPFTFEAFETLDTINPSII; the protein is encoded by the coding sequence ATGAATTCAATTGGAAATTATAATGAAGAAAAAACTATGTATGGTAACTTTGGTTCCGTATGGATTGACGATCAACAGGTTAGTGAGGCAACTGGACTTCAAGCAAAATTCAAGATGAATAAATCTGAAGTACCTATGTGTGGCACAATGTTTAAAAAATATAAGATAACATCTGTTGAAGGAAGTGGAACTTTGACTATGAATAAAGTTTCTTCAAGAATGATACTTTTGATAGGTGATTCAGTACTAAATGGGAAAGAACCTGTGTTTAATATTATAAGTAAATTGTCTGACCCAGGAAATGGAGGAACAGAAAGAATAAAGCTTATTGGAGTAAAGTTTGATGAATTGACACTTGCAAACTGGAAAGCAAAGAGCCTGGGAACAGAGTCAGTACCATTTACTTTCGAAGCTTTTGAAACATTGGATACTATTAACCCAAGTATAATATAA
- a CDS encoding phage tail sheath subtilisin-like domain-containing protein: MGLPSINIMFRHAGQTAVQRGERGIVALILEDKVPDINPIVMSGVDDIPNILTEENKEQISLAFVGYINPPKKVIAYIVAKPVAVEGGAAPAVDYAEAQHYLETIKWDYIAVPEIDDSAVTNFASWIKGLRSNKGKNVKAVLPNCAGDSVGIINYCNKSNKQTGKEYTAKEYCSRIAGLLAGTPLNSSATYAALPELIDCDHLTKDEADTAVDAGKLILINDGEKVKVARAVNSLATLTSDEDESYKKIKVIDIMDQENQDIKKVAEDSYIGKVSNDYDHKILLISAIGIYFEQLESQGLLDKGKSSINIDIQSQMEYLKSVNYKMSDGRTVDQMTEQEIKEANTGDKVFISGNQKIVDVMEDIQFAIAV; this comes from the coding sequence ATGGGTTTACCAAGTATAAATATTATGTTTAGACATGCCGGCCAAACGGCTGTACAAAGGGGCGAGAGAGGAATAGTTGCATTGATATTGGAGGATAAAGTTCCTGATATCAATCCAATAGTTATGAGTGGCGTGGATGATATCCCCAATATATTAACTGAAGAAAACAAAGAACAAATTAGTCTTGCTTTCGTTGGATATATAAATCCACCTAAGAAGGTTATAGCTTATATAGTTGCAAAACCAGTGGCAGTAGAAGGAGGGGCTGCTCCAGCAGTGGATTATGCAGAAGCTCAGCATTATCTTGAAACTATTAAGTGGGATTATATAGCTGTTCCAGAAATTGATGATTCAGCTGTAACGAATTTTGCTTCATGGATAAAAGGATTGAGAAGCAATAAAGGAAAAAACGTTAAGGCTGTACTCCCAAATTGTGCTGGGGATAGTGTTGGAATAATAAATTACTGCAATAAAAGTAATAAACAAACTGGCAAGGAGTATACAGCAAAGGAATATTGCAGTAGAATAGCAGGACTTTTAGCAGGTACTCCACTAAATTCATCAGCAACATATGCAGCTTTACCTGAACTCATAGATTGTGACCACCTGACTAAGGATGAAGCAGATACAGCTGTAGATGCTGGAAAACTTATTCTTATAAACGATGGTGAAAAGGTAAAAGTAGCAAGAGCAGTGAATAGTTTGGCAACACTTACTAGTGATGAAGATGAAAGTTATAAAAAGATCAAGGTAATAGATATTATGGATCAAGAAAACCAGGATATAAAAAAGGTTGCTGAAGATAGTTATATAGGTAAGGTAAGTAATGATTATGACCATAAAATACTTTTAATAAGTGCAATTGGAATTTATTTTGAGCAGTTGGAATCCCAGGGACTTTTGGACAAGGGTAAAAGCAGTATAAATATAGATATTCAATCACAAATGGAATATCTAAAGAGTGTGAACTATAAAATGTCTGATGGTAGAACTGTAGACCAAATGACCGAACAGGAAATTAAAGAGGCCAATACAGGAGATAAAGTATTTATATCAGGAAATCAAAAAATTGTTGATGTTATGGAAGACATTCAATTTGCAATAGCAGTTTAG
- a CDS encoding DUF6838 family protein, giving the protein MIELRDIKDAVSLKLSSEFKEYEIYDEEIRQGFDPPAFFIQVIPISTVRSNMFTKNPSLTVDIHFFPKTECNDDLYDMENKLEQSFVNGIKVKDRYIDILKTECQIVDFVLHFQISLDYLVSIRDQINKDTQNYELMKEVQFNKEVIK; this is encoded by the coding sequence ATGATTGAATTAAGAGATATAAAGGATGCTGTAAGCTTGAAACTAAGCAGTGAATTTAAAGAATATGAAATATACGATGAAGAGATAAGACAGGGGTTTGATCCGCCTGCTTTTTTTATACAAGTAATTCCTATAAGTACAGTGAGATCAAATATGTTTACTAAAAATCCATCTCTGACTGTAGACATTCATTTCTTCCCAAAGACGGAATGTAATGATGACTTATATGATATGGAAAACAAATTAGAACAAAGTTTTGTAAATGGAATTAAGGTTAAGGATAGATATATTGATATTTTAAAGACAGAATGCCAAATAGTTGATTTTGTATTACATTTTCAAATAAGTTTGGATTATCTGGTTTCAATAAGAGATCAAATCAATAAAGATACTCAAAATTATGAACTCATGAAAGAAGTTCAATTTAATAAGGAGGTAATAAAATAA
- a CDS encoding HK97 gp10 family phage protein, producing MGLDIKGLDEYKDSMNKLIKGKLDEELEKQILIVANKALTEIKNKIMDTADGKGCEDLIKSLKVGNLVREGNKYYIEIFSTLDSISYVEYGHKTRLGKAPHPDTYKEHGKIAFVPGKHMFKISSEKLEKDLPEYISNWFNSKIKEYIS from the coding sequence ATGGGCCTGGATATAAAGGGATTGGATGAATATAAAGATAGCATGAACAAGCTTATCAAAGGTAAGCTTGATGAAGAACTTGAAAAGCAAATTTTAATAGTTGCAAATAAAGCTCTCACAGAAATCAAGAATAAAATTATGGATACAGCGGATGGAAAAGGTTGTGAAGATTTAATAAAAAGCTTGAAAGTAGGAAACTTGGTTAGGGAAGGTAATAAGTATTATATAGAAATATTTAGTACATTAGATTCTATAAGCTATGTTGAATACGGCCATAAAACTAGACTTGGAAAAGCACCCCATCCGGATACCTATAAAGAACATGGCAAAATTGCGTTTGTTCCAGGCAAGCATATGTTTAAAATCAGTTCGGAAAAATTGGAAAAAGATTTACCCGAATATATTTCAAACTGGTTTAACAGTAAAATTAAGGAGTATATATCATGA
- a CDS encoding phage head-tail connector protein yields MLENIKDILEIQDDSKDKIISEYIEKVTQKVLNYCNIKSLPKKLEEFVEDKVISIIQYKLKNSNNKEVKSIQRGDTRIEYEASSEKDERILLSFEADEMRELNNFRKVVW; encoded by the coding sequence ATGTTGGAAAATATAAAAGATATTTTAGAAATACAAGATGATTCCAAAGATAAAATCATTAGTGAATATATAGAAAAAGTTACTCAAAAGGTGCTTAATTATTGCAATATTAAAAGTTTACCTAAAAAATTAGAAGAATTTGTAGAGGATAAGGTTATATCCATAATACAGTATAAACTGAAAAATAGTAACAATAAAGAAGTTAAGTCTATTCAAAGAGGTGATACCAGGATAGAATATGAAGCTTCTAGTGAAAAGGATGAAAGAATACTGCTAAGTTTTGAAGCTGATGAGATGAGAGAATTGAATAATTTTAGAAAGGTTGTCTGGTAA
- a CDS encoding major capsid protein, with the protein MTRVEELFSPQAILNYVKTREQIPMLGDILFPETKIEGLDFKMIKGANNLPVSASIHGFDTETEIGSRDGASYSVEELALIKRKIKMDEKLIIQLNFPRSPQEETQAVNQIYNDVDNMINSVKTRIEAMRMEVITTGKLNINENGVKISIDYGTPAAQQGTTDWTSADAKILEDIYNWTDKVVQNVGYTPTRAVTSKSVLNLLLTDVSIRKAIFGINADRLVTKDMLNQLLSSMDLPQIATYDSQYRTQGNDGKYIVKRYFEDGKFVLLPDSKLGDTVYGLTAEEIELRGRNDTKIESFGNIVAEIYSTKDPVARWTKAVATCLPSFPYADQIYIAKVK; encoded by the coding sequence ATGACTAGAGTAGAAGAGTTGTTTTCACCACAGGCAATTTTAAATTATGTAAAAACAAGAGAACAAATACCAATGTTAGGGGACATATTGTTTCCTGAAACAAAGATAGAGGGATTGGATTTTAAAATGATAAAGGGAGCTAATAACTTGCCTGTAAGCGCTAGTATACATGGATTTGATACTGAAACTGAAATAGGTTCAAGGGATGGGGCTTCTTATAGTGTAGAAGAATTGGCATTAATCAAAAGAAAAATTAAAATGGATGAAAAATTAATAATACAATTAAATTTTCCAAGAAGCCCTCAAGAAGAAACGCAAGCTGTTAACCAGATTTATAATGATGTAGATAATATGATAAATAGTGTTAAAACTAGAATAGAAGCTATGAGAATGGAAGTTATAACTACTGGAAAGCTCAATATAAATGAAAATGGGGTTAAAATTTCCATAGATTACGGAACTCCTGCAGCACAACAAGGCACAACTGATTGGACATCTGCAGATGCAAAAATATTAGAAGATATTTATAATTGGACTGATAAAGTAGTACAAAATGTAGGTTATACTCCTACTAGAGCTGTAACTTCTAAGTCAGTATTAAATCTGCTTTTAACTGATGTGTCAATAAGAAAAGCTATATTTGGAATTAATGCAGACAGGCTAGTAACTAAAGATATGCTTAATCAATTATTATCCTCTATGGATTTGCCTCAAATAGCAACTTATGATTCACAGTATAGGACACAAGGTAATGATGGAAAGTATATAGTTAAGAGATATTTTGAGGATGGCAAATTTGTATTACTTCCAGATAGTAAATTGGGAGATACTGTTTATGGATTAACTGCAGAAGAAATAGAATTAAGAGGTAGAAATGATACGAAAATAGAATCTTTTGGAAACATCGTAGCTGAAATATACAGCACTAAAGATCCCGTAGCTAGGTGGACAAAAGCAGTTGCTACTTGCTTGCCATCATTTCCTTATGCTGATCAGATATACATTGCTAAAGTTAAATAA